A section of the Polynucleobacter sp. AP-Jannik-300A-C4 genome encodes:
- the lnt gene encoding apolipoprotein N-acyltransferase, which produces MIDQQSTRFSNGINVLLLFFLGALLAAAAELTYGGWIQIPILSLIWWRMSQQARSSIKNQFISGMSFGLGYFVLGLWWIYISLHDVGGMHAALSGFAVLLLSAFLAIYFSVGTLSLVIFKRSRITGLLLAASWVCVEYFRGVIFTGFPWMGLAEAQFNGPFAPVAPLLGGLACTFLVVWVSWEISQLKKNMFFSSACIISTIALAQLASFWTFTNPVGEPLSVRLIQGNFEQSLKFNPKSIEDQFSFYTNAIESQAADLIITPETAYPWLQSNLPAGLLGSLQQFSTNTSSNILLGLIGEVAGSSNPKYTNRALGLSPNAPSYQYDKSHLVPFGEFIPPGFHWFVNAFHVPMSDFARGTLDQAPFSIIRSGKESIHAAITICYEDVFGGELASRIDQSSKPVNLLINMTNLAWFGDSQAPAQQLRLSQLRSLETGLPALRATNTGITAALGPDGKVLSQLGEFTQGALSLKIQAYSGKTPYVIWGNAPILSLSCLLLILGLIRHKRN; this is translated from the coding sequence AATGTGTTGCTGCTATTTTTTCTGGGAGCCTTGCTAGCCGCTGCTGCTGAGCTCACTTATGGTGGCTGGATACAAATCCCCATTCTCAGCTTGATTTGGTGGAGGATGAGTCAGCAAGCAAGATCGTCCATTAAAAATCAATTTATCTCCGGAATGTCTTTTGGTCTAGGCTACTTTGTTCTGGGCTTATGGTGGATCTACATTAGCCTGCATGATGTCGGTGGTATGCATGCAGCTCTTTCTGGGTTTGCCGTCCTGCTCTTATCTGCCTTTTTGGCCATCTATTTTTCAGTCGGCACCCTCTCGCTAGTCATCTTTAAACGCTCTCGTATCACTGGCTTGCTTCTAGCAGCAAGCTGGGTCTGCGTTGAGTATTTTCGTGGCGTGATATTTACAGGCTTTCCTTGGATGGGGCTTGCTGAAGCGCAATTTAACGGCCCCTTCGCGCCAGTTGCGCCACTCTTGGGCGGCCTAGCCTGCACATTTTTAGTGGTGTGGGTCTCTTGGGAAATCAGTCAGTTAAAGAAAAATATGTTCTTTAGCAGTGCTTGCATTATTTCTACGATTGCACTTGCACAACTCGCCAGCTTCTGGACCTTCACAAACCCAGTTGGCGAGCCACTGAGCGTTCGTTTAATTCAAGGTAATTTTGAGCAAAGCCTCAAGTTCAACCCCAAATCCATTGAAGACCAGTTTAGCTTTTATACCAATGCCATCGAAAGTCAGGCAGCCGACCTCATCATTACTCCAGAGACCGCATACCCTTGGCTACAAAGTAATCTACCTGCAGGATTATTGGGCTCGCTCCAACAATTTTCTACCAATACCTCCAGCAATATTTTGCTTGGTTTGATTGGAGAGGTGGCTGGCTCTAGTAATCCGAAGTACACCAATCGGGCTCTTGGACTCTCTCCTAATGCTCCAAGCTATCAATATGACAAATCCCACTTGGTACCCTTTGGTGAATTTATTCCGCCCGGCTTTCATTGGTTTGTGAATGCTTTCCATGTTCCTATGAGCGACTTTGCACGCGGCACATTAGATCAAGCCCCCTTCAGCATCATTCGTTCCGGCAAGGAATCAATTCATGCGGCCATCACGATTTGCTATGAGGACGTATTTGGCGGGGAGCTAGCATCCCGAATTGATCAGAGCAGTAAACCCGTTAACCTGTTGATCAATATGACTAATCTAGCTTGGTTTGGGGACTCTCAAGCACCAGCGCAGCAATTAAGACTATCCCAGTTACGCTCCCTGGAGACTGGCCTCCCAGCGCTGCGAGCCACAAATACCGGCATTACGGCAGCCCTTGGCCCAGACGGGAAAGTGCTATCTCAGCTTGGCGAATTTACCCAAGGCGCGCTCAGCCTGAAGATTCAAGCCTACTCTGGCAAAACCCCTTATGTCATTTGGGGAAATGCCCCCATTTTGAGCCTTTCTTGCCTCTTGCTCATCCTAGGTCTGATTCGCCATAAACGAAACTAA
- the glyQ gene encoding glycine--tRNA ligase subunit alpha — protein MLTFQQIILKLQDYWDQQGCALLQPIDLEVGAGTSHTATFLRAIGPEPWKAAYVQPSRRPKDGRYGENPNRLQHYYQYQVVLKPAPENILELYLGSLAALGLDLQKNDVRFVEDDWENPTLGAWGLGWEVWLNGMEVTQFTYFQQVGGIDCKPVLGEITYGIERLAMYIQNCSNVYDLVWADGISYGDVYHQNEVEQSCYNFEHSNTDLLFTNFTNYESEAKRLMEVPLALPAYEMVLKAGHTFNLLDARGAISVTERAAYIGRIRNLSRAVAQAYFESREKLGFPMCQRQSKA, from the coding sequence ATGCTTACTTTTCAGCAAATCATTCTCAAACTCCAAGATTACTGGGACCAACAAGGTTGCGCCCTATTGCAACCTATTGACCTTGAGGTCGGTGCCGGTACATCTCATACAGCTACTTTCTTGAGGGCCATTGGCCCTGAGCCATGGAAAGCGGCTTACGTCCAACCTTCACGCAGACCAAAAGATGGTCGCTACGGAGAAAATCCAAACCGTTTGCAGCACTACTACCAGTACCAGGTAGTGCTGAAACCTGCACCAGAAAATATTCTTGAGCTCTACTTAGGCTCGCTTGCTGCTTTAGGTCTTGATCTTCAAAAAAACGATGTTCGCTTTGTTGAGGACGATTGGGAAAACCCAACCTTGGGTGCCTGGGGCTTAGGATGGGAAGTTTGGCTTAACGGCATGGAAGTAACTCAGTTCACTTATTTCCAGCAAGTAGGTGGTATTGATTGCAAACCTGTTTTAGGCGAAATCACCTATGGCATTGAGCGCTTAGCGATGTACATCCAAAATTGCTCCAACGTATATGACCTCGTTTGGGCCGACGGCATCTCTTATGGCGACGTGTATCACCAGAATGAAGTGGAGCAATCTTGCTACAACTTCGAGCACTCGAATACCGACCTCTTGTTTACAAACTTCACCAATTACGAGAGTGAAGCCAAGCGTTTGATGGAAGTACCCTTAGCCTTACCCGCTTACGAAATGGTACTCAAGGCTGGACACACCTTTAACTTACTGGATGCGCGCGGCGCTATTTCAGTGACTGAGCGTGCTGCTTATATCGGACGCATCCGTAACCTATCTCGTGCAGTAGCGCAGGCTTACTTTGAGTCCCGTGAGAAGTTAGGTTTCCCGATGTGCCAACGTCAATCCAAAGCCTAA
- the glyS gene encoding glycine--tRNA ligase subunit beta has translation MSTPNSLSQSDNLLIEVFTEELPPKSLRRLGDAFSDGIYSTLKSAGLLSENSVATGFATPRRLAVQVTNVLSQAPDYPVREKLLPTSIAFDAEGKATAPLQKKLASLGYADIHLSTLEKSGEGKNEALYLNVVAKGAALEQTAQQALEQTLSKLPIAKMMHYQVLQKNGELADVEFARPAHRIIALHGKQVLNISALGIDAANQTEGHRFLAPGHITIASADQYESDLSTNAKVLPSFDKRRAFIESALLKAAGTDLVLMPDSLLDEVTALVEWPAIYECHFDQEFLEVPQECLILTMQTNQKYFALTDKQGKLRNRFLIVSNIETDKPEAIISGNERVVRPRLSDARFFFQQDQKRPLASRVADLGKVVYHNQLGNQLDRTKRVQGIAVGIAKALSANEALASRAAEIAKTDLLTDMVGEFPELQGIMGRYYATHDGEDAEVASACSEHYMPRFAGDALPQTQIGTILAIADKLETLVGIWGVGLAPTGDKDPYALRRHALGICRLLLEKNLSLSLPELIELARKQFPQKDVQEKAKGEDIYAFIIDRLRAYLRDQAVAGKPFTTEEIDAVLSQSPAQLNDLIDRLSALREFNALAEAAQLAAANKRISNILKKNVTAIPAACSGNLLQVPAEIALHQALEKLTPTLSTAYEQRQFVDLLKALVALSAPIDQFFADVMVMDPNPELRDNRLALLQQLHQKMNLIADLGKLA, from the coding sequence ATGAGTACACCGAATTCCCTCTCTCAATCAGACAATCTTCTGATTGAAGTATTTACAGAAGAGTTGCCACCAAAATCATTACGACGCTTAGGTGACGCCTTCAGTGATGGTATTTATTCCACACTGAAGTCCGCTGGCCTCTTAAGTGAAAATTCTGTTGCTACTGGCTTCGCTACACCGCGCCGCCTTGCTGTTCAAGTTACGAATGTCTTGAGCCAAGCGCCAGACTATCCAGTACGCGAAAAATTACTGCCAACCAGCATTGCTTTTGATGCTGAAGGCAAAGCTACTGCGCCCCTACAAAAGAAATTAGCCTCTTTGGGTTACGCTGATATCCATCTCTCCACCCTGGAAAAATCAGGTGAAGGAAAAAATGAAGCGCTATATCTCAATGTCGTCGCTAAAGGGGCAGCACTAGAACAAACCGCTCAACAAGCGCTTGAGCAAACACTCAGTAAATTACCCATCGCAAAAATGATGCACTATCAAGTGCTACAAAAAAATGGTGAATTAGCTGACGTTGAGTTTGCTCGACCTGCACACCGCATTATTGCCTTGCATGGCAAACAAGTCCTTAATATCAGCGCACTAGGAATTGATGCAGCCAATCAAACTGAAGGTCATCGCTTTTTAGCTCCAGGTCATATTACGATCGCCTCCGCAGATCAGTATGAATCCGATCTCAGCACTAATGCCAAAGTATTGCCAAGCTTTGATAAGCGTCGTGCATTTATCGAATCTGCATTATTAAAAGCTGCTGGTACTGATTTAGTGCTGATGCCAGATAGCCTATTGGATGAAGTAACCGCTTTGGTTGAGTGGCCAGCAATTTATGAATGTCATTTTGATCAGGAGTTCTTGGAGGTTCCTCAAGAGTGCTTGATTCTGACGATGCAGACCAATCAAAAATACTTTGCATTGACTGATAAGCAAGGCAAGTTACGCAATCGCTTCCTCATTGTTTCTAATATCGAGACTGATAAGCCAGAAGCGATTATTTCTGGTAACGAACGTGTAGTGCGCCCGCGCCTATCCGATGCGCGCTTTTTCTTCCAACAAGATCAAAAGCGCCCGTTAGCATCCCGTGTAGCTGATCTTGGAAAAGTGGTTTATCACAATCAGCTTGGCAATCAATTGGATCGCACTAAGCGCGTTCAAGGAATTGCAGTAGGTATTGCCAAAGCCTTATCAGCTAATGAGGCCTTAGCAAGTCGCGCCGCTGAAATTGCTAAAACCGATTTACTAACCGATATGGTTGGCGAGTTCCCAGAGCTTCAAGGCATCATGGGTCGCTACTATGCAACGCATGATGGCGAAGATGCCGAAGTCGCGTCCGCTTGCAGCGAACACTACATGCCCCGCTTTGCTGGAGATGCGCTTCCACAGACTCAAATCGGCACCATTCTCGCTATTGCAGACAAGCTAGAGACATTGGTCGGCATTTGGGGTGTTGGTCTTGCACCGACAGGTGACAAGGACCCATATGCCTTGCGTCGGCACGCTTTAGGTATTTGCCGTCTTTTGCTAGAGAAGAACCTGAGCCTTAGCCTGCCTGAATTAATTGAACTGGCTCGTAAACAATTTCCACAAAAAGATGTTCAAGAAAAAGCTAAGGGTGAAGATATTTACGCCTTCATCATTGATCGTCTGCGCGCTTACTTACGCGACCAAGCGGTTGCAGGCAAGCCATTCACGACCGAAGAGATTGATGCTGTATTAAGTCAGTCACCCGCTCAACTCAATGATTTAATTGATCGCTTATCTGCATTGCGTGAATTTAATGCCTTAGCGGAAGCTGCTCAGTTAGCAGCTGCCAATAAACGCATCAGCAATATTCTCAAAAAGAATGTAACTGCTATACCGGCGGCTTGTTCCGGCAATCTCTTACAAGTTCCTGCTGAAATCGCTCTCCATCAGGCGCTTGAGAAACTCACCCCAACACTGAGTACCGCCTATGAGCAGCGTCAGTTCGTAGATCTCTTGAAAGCACTCGTAGCTCTCAGCGCCCCGATTGATCAATTCTTTGCCGATGTGATGGTGATGGATCCAAATCCAGAGCTGCGTGATAACCGCTTGGCTCTCCTGCAACAACTTCACCAGAAAATGAATCTCATTGCCGATCTCGGCAAATTAGCATGA
- the gmhB gene encoding D-glycero-beta-D-manno-heptose 1,7-bisphosphate 7-phosphatase, with translation MSISSSKLIILDRDGVINEDRDDYVKSSDEWVPLPGSLEAIALLNQAGYQIAVATNQSGLARGYFNINDLHAMHAKMDKLLKPLGGHIDSIFFCPHTDANACDCRKPLPGMMKEIALRYKKNHSNSPLLGVPIVGDSLRDLLAGIALGASPHLVLTGKGNKTLEKGGLPEGTQIHADLMAFATALLLDKV, from the coding sequence ATGAGCATCAGCTCTTCTAAACTCATCATTCTGGATCGCGATGGCGTGATCAATGAAGATCGGGATGATTATGTGAAGTCGAGCGATGAGTGGGTTCCACTGCCTGGCAGCCTTGAGGCAATTGCACTACTCAATCAAGCTGGCTATCAAATTGCTGTGGCGACGAACCAGTCTGGTTTGGCACGAGGCTACTTTAATATTAACGATCTCCATGCCATGCATGCCAAGATGGACAAGTTGCTCAAGCCTTTAGGTGGTCACATCGATAGTATTTTTTTCTGCCCCCATACCGATGCCAATGCATGCGATTGCCGCAAGCCTTTGCCGGGAATGATGAAAGAAATTGCATTGCGTTATAAAAAAAATCATAGTAACAGTCCTTTATTGGGGGTACCAATTGTTGGCGATTCCTTGCGCGACCTTCTAGCGGGCATCGCCTTAGGTGCTAGCCCGCATTTAGTCTTAACCGGCAAAGGTAATAAAACTTTGGAAAAGGGTGGCCTCCCTGAGGGGACACAGATTCATGCAGATTTGATGGCATTTGCGACCGCACTCCTGCTAGATAAGGTTTAA
- a CDS encoding 1-acyl-sn-glycerol-3-phosphate acyltransferase, producing MIFIRSALFTLFLLIFTPIWSVLCILVFPILNPENRYRFIGLWNKVVIWILQPLCGIRYEIRGMENMMAVLDKPVVVLSKHQSAYETIFYIAKLPKQVCFVFKRELLWIPFFGWALALLKMIHINRNSKETAALSVVGQGKKRLSEGKWILLFPEGTRTPTGSHQPYSKGGARLASATEALVIPIAHNAGRCWPKNSFLKQPGTVIFSIGPAITSVGKTGGQLHQEVEKWIEAEMRVIDPSAYQQS from the coding sequence ATGATTTTTATTCGCTCAGCCCTATTTACGCTCTTCTTGCTGATATTTACGCCGATCTGGTCAGTGCTCTGCATTCTCGTTTTTCCTATCCTGAATCCTGAAAATCGCTATCGCTTTATAGGTCTGTGGAATAAGGTCGTGATCTGGATTTTGCAACCCCTCTGTGGCATTCGTTACGAAATTCGCGGCATGGAAAACATGATGGCGGTTTTGGATAAACCGGTTGTTGTATTGAGCAAACATCAGTCTGCCTACGAAACCATTTTTTATATTGCCAAGCTTCCTAAGCAAGTCTGCTTTGTTTTCAAAAGAGAGTTGCTTTGGATTCCTTTCTTTGGTTGGGCCTTGGCTTTGCTCAAGATGATTCACATTAATCGCAATAGCAAAGAAACTGCCGCCCTCTCCGTTGTTGGTCAGGGTAAAAAACGTTTGAGTGAAGGCAAATGGATTTTGTTATTTCCAGAGGGCACTAGAACACCGACCGGATCCCACCAGCCATATAGCAAAGGTGGCGCAAGACTGGCGAGTGCTACTGAGGCACTGGTTATACCCATTGCTCATAATGCAGGTCGATGCTGGCCCAAGAATAGCTTTCTAAAGCAACCTGGAACAGTCATCTTCTCAATCGGACCTGCCATCACCTCCGTCGGAAAAACGGGCGGACAACTGCATCAAGAAGTTGAGAAATGGATTGAGGCTGAAATGCGCGTGATTGATCCTAGCGCTTACCAGCAAAGCTAG
- the rsmA gene encoding 16S rRNA (adenine(1518)-N(6)/adenine(1519)-N(6))-dimethyltransferase RsmA, with amino-acid sequence MTHRARKRFGQNFLQDSGIIYSIIAAINPSENMHVIEIGPGLGALTRPLLNNLDHLDLLEIDRDLVAYWKQENLKGLNIIEGDALKFDFLEWAKARPANSGLCKVVGNLPYNISSPLLFHLVSAAHAIDEQVFMLQAEVVERMVSKAGGSEFSRLSVMLQARYDMEQVLEVPPEAFDPQPKVNSAVVRMIPRRDFNLSDAQWHALEKVVAAAFSQRRKMLRTNLSAFADRLSLSESELKARAQDIPVERYIEWAKTLAH; translated from the coding sequence ATGACGCATCGCGCTCGTAAACGATTTGGCCAAAATTTTCTGCAGGATTCTGGAATAATTTATTCCATTATTGCTGCAATCAATCCCAGCGAAAATATGCATGTTATTGAGATCGGCCCCGGTCTTGGCGCACTCACAAGACCTTTGTTAAATAACCTAGATCATTTAGACCTTCTAGAAATTGACCGAGACTTGGTCGCGTACTGGAAGCAAGAGAATCTCAAGGGTCTCAATATCATCGAGGGAGATGCACTTAAGTTTGACTTCCTCGAATGGGCAAAAGCGCGTCCAGCTAATAGTGGCCTGTGTAAGGTAGTTGGTAACTTGCCCTACAACATTTCCTCGCCATTACTCTTTCATCTTGTTTCTGCTGCCCATGCGATTGATGAGCAGGTATTCATGCTCCAAGCTGAAGTGGTTGAGCGCATGGTCTCTAAGGCTGGCGGTTCTGAATTTAGCCGGCTATCTGTCATGCTGCAAGCTCGCTACGATATGGAGCAAGTTTTAGAAGTCCCGCCCGAAGCTTTCGACCCACAACCTAAAGTGAATTCAGCAGTCGTGCGCATGATTCCGCGACGCGACTTCAACTTAAGTGATGCGCAGTGGCATGCCTTGGAAAAGGTCGTGGCCGCAGCGTTTTCTCAGAGAAGAAAAATGCTACGCACCAACCTATCGGCTTTTGCTGATCGACTCTCTTTATCTGAATCTGAATTGAAAGCGCGTGCTCAGGATATTCCGGTGGAGCGCTATATTGAGTGGGCTAAAACTTTAGCCCACTAA
- the pdxA gene encoding 4-hydroxythreonine-4-phosphate dehydrogenase PdxA produces MIQQPALVNLVISSGEPAGVGPEVSLAAALAFLQEQPASTITLLADPSLIPASKIPQELSNRLQVESIALATPAIAGQLNPKNAQYVLNILDAAVKGCLEGRFDAVVTAPIQKSVINEGNVSRDDLFTGHTEYLAQLCYQEHVVMMLCATLPSGFLGLQKSRDLRVALVTTHLPLREVPGALNQQYLLETIQIVDQDLQTKFGIAKPVIRVAGLNPHAGESGYLGREEIDVIEPAIKAAKDLGIQVSGPYPGDTMFDAKALDSVDAFIAMYHDQGLAPFKFVSFGGGVNVTLGLPIIRTSVDHGTALDLAGKGLADSGSILEALRLAYQLAVNIKKRI; encoded by the coding sequence ATGATCCAGCAGCCAGCCCTCGTTAATTTAGTCATTAGTTCTGGAGAGCCCGCAGGGGTTGGTCCAGAGGTTTCTCTTGCAGCTGCTTTAGCCTTCTTGCAAGAGCAGCCCGCAAGTACGATTACTTTGCTTGCTGACCCCAGCTTGATTCCGGCGAGTAAGATTCCTCAAGAGTTATCGAACCGCCTGCAGGTGGAATCGATCGCCTTAGCTACCCCAGCAATTGCAGGTCAGCTCAATCCTAAAAATGCTCAGTATGTCCTGAATATTCTGGATGCCGCTGTTAAGGGATGTCTTGAAGGTCGTTTTGATGCGGTGGTAACTGCGCCTATACAAAAGAGTGTTATCAACGAGGGCAATGTTTCACGTGACGACTTATTTACTGGACATACTGAATATCTAGCTCAGCTTTGCTATCAAGAGCATGTTGTCATGATGTTATGCGCAACATTACCATCAGGTTTTTTAGGTTTGCAGAAAAGTCGCGACCTCCGAGTGGCTTTAGTTACAACCCATTTACCTTTGAGAGAAGTTCCCGGAGCGTTAAATCAACAGTATCTTTTAGAAACGATTCAGATTGTCGATCAGGACTTGCAGACAAAATTTGGCATTGCTAAGCCTGTGATTCGGGTGGCGGGACTAAATCCTCATGCAGGTGAATCAGGCTACCTTGGTCGTGAAGAAATTGATGTCATTGAACCTGCTATCAAAGCTGCTAAAGATCTAGGTATTCAGGTGAGTGGGCCTTATCCTGGTGATACGATGTTTGATGCCAAAGCCTTGGATAGTGTGGATGCATTCATTGCGATGTATCACGATCAGGGTCTCGCACCATTTAAGTTTGTGAGCTTTGGTGGTGGAGTGAATGTCACCTTAGGCTTGCCGATTATCCGGACTTCAGTAGATCATGGTACAGCTCTAGACCTTGCTGGTAAGGGTTTAGCTGACTCAGGTAGCATATTGGAGGCTTTGCGACTTGCCTATCAATTGGCAGTAAATATCAAGAAAAGAATCTAA
- a CDS encoding peptidylprolyl isomerase gives MMRRNRFNQALAAMILAGTALMTQFALAQDGSKTAADSKIRNIDGVAAVVNTGYVTRKEIDDRITALQKQGTKLPDAATLRKTVLERLIVEKIQLQNAEQEGVAVSNKELDKIIGDIAAKNKLTVAELKVKIAATGSTYDRYREMLRDDVIISRYREREVEGKIKISDAEVDNFITDRNREVAGGGRAARSTPAAKGEPEEIDVAQIFIPVDASAGAGAQAAAKKQAESLLREARGDVDFLQLGAMAAKDNPKIKFQELGYRTPDRLPQLFYEAVRNTGSGQLANAVVRSPAGYHVLKVLDRRALATGAPEPQQAPPQEGTTTPQNIMVTQTLSRHILLRSRAGLTDQDAERRLAGYRDQVRAKTADFGELAKKYSEDGSAANGGNLGWMGPGDLVPEFDQAMNRLQIGEVSNPVKTEFGWHLIQVLERREAQLTLEKQRQFARAAIRERKFEQAYQDWLRELRDTATVKIINADDPAASPR, from the coding sequence ATGATGCGTAGGAATCGATTTAACCAAGCCCTTGCAGCCATGATTTTGGCTGGCACTGCTCTTATGACTCAGTTCGCGCTTGCACAAGATGGCTCAAAGACTGCGGCTGATAGCAAAATTCGTAATATTGATGGTGTTGCAGCGGTCGTAAATACAGGCTACGTGACGCGTAAAGAGATTGATGATCGCATTACGGCCTTACAAAAGCAGGGAACCAAACTTCCTGACGCAGCGACTTTACGTAAGACCGTGCTCGAGCGTCTGATTGTCGAAAAGATCCAACTGCAAAATGCTGAGCAAGAAGGTGTTGCAGTTAGCAACAAGGAACTCGACAAGATTATTGGTGATATAGCGGCTAAGAATAAATTAACAGTTGCTGAACTGAAGGTAAAAATTGCTGCGACTGGAAGCACCTATGATCGCTATCGTGAAATGTTGCGTGATGATGTAATCATTAGTCGCTATCGTGAGCGCGAGGTAGAAGGCAAGATTAAGATTTCTGATGCAGAGGTGGATAATTTCATTACTGACCGCAATCGTGAAGTAGCTGGAGGGGGAAGGGCGGCACGATCTACTCCAGCCGCTAAAGGTGAGCCAGAGGAAATCGATGTAGCTCAGATTTTTATTCCAGTAGATGCGAGTGCAGGTGCTGGTGCTCAGGCCGCAGCAAAGAAGCAAGCAGAATCTTTATTGCGAGAAGCGCGTGGTGATGTCGATTTTTTGCAGCTGGGTGCAATGGCTGCAAAAGACAATCCAAAAATTAAGTTTCAGGAATTAGGTTACCGTACACCAGATCGCTTGCCGCAATTATTTTATGAGGCTGTGAGAAATACAGGTAGCGGGCAACTTGCTAATGCAGTAGTAAGAAGCCCGGCTGGCTATCACGTACTCAAGGTTCTTGATCGTCGCGCCTTAGCTACTGGTGCTCCTGAGCCGCAGCAAGCTCCTCCCCAAGAAGGTACAACTACCCCACAAAACATTATGGTGACGCAGACCTTGTCTCGCCATATCTTATTGCGCAGTCGTGCTGGTTTAACGGATCAGGATGCTGAAAGACGCCTCGCCGGCTATCGAGACCAGGTTCGCGCAAAGACTGCTGATTTTGGCGAACTGGCTAAAAAGTATTCTGAAGATGGATCTGCTGCTAACGGTGGAAATCTGGGTTGGATGGGTCCTGGTGATTTAGTTCCTGAGTTTGATCAAGCTATGAACCGCTTGCAAATTGGTGAAGTCAGCAACCCAGTGAAGACCGAGTTCGGTTGGCATTTGATTCAGGTGCTCGAGCGTCGTGAAGCACAATTAACTCTGGAGAAGCAGCGTCAATTTGCCCGCGCAGCAATCCGTGAGCGTAAGTTCGAACAGGCTTATCAAGATTGGTTACGTGAATTACGCGACACCGCTACGGTGAAGATCATTAACGCAGATGATCCAGCAGCCAGCCCTCGTTAA